Part of the Candidatus Goldiibacteriota bacterium HGW-Goldbacteria-1 genome is shown below.
TCTGCCGATCAAGGGGATTTATGATGAAATCTTTCCTTGAAAAGGCGATACTGGATGAAATTGAAAGGGAAGAAATGAAAGAAGACCTTTTAAGTATTCAGAATTATGAGAGAAATGAAAAAGGAAACACTATACCGCTTGAAAACGTTGCCGAAGAACTTGGATTTTACGGAAAGAAAAAGAATGTATAAAATTGAACTTTCGCGCAGCGCGTATAAATGGCTGAAAATGGCTCCCGGGGGGATGCCGGAACTTGCGGCCATTAAGGGTAAAATAATGGAGCTTGCGGAAAATCCAAAACCGCCCGGCTGTGAGAAGTTAAGGATGAAAGAAGATTATTATAGAATAAGGCACGGGAATTACAGGGTTGTGTATGAAATCTCGGTCACA
Proteins encoded:
- a CDS encoding type II toxin-antitoxin system mRNA interferase toxin, RelE/StbE family, coding for MYKIELSRSAYKWLKMAPGGMPELAAIKGKIMELAENPKPPGCEKLRMKEDYYRIRHGNYRVVYEISVTEKKVIIVAIGHRREIYRGI